The Psychrobacillus sp. FSL K6-2836 nucleotide sequence ATGAGCAAACGAAAAAGGATGCGTGGAATACAGTATCTGTGGAAGGTGGGTTACTTGTTCAATCCCCTGATACATTCGGGTTAAAGGATGCAGATGTAAAAGTCGTTACGGACCGTGAGCCGACTGCCGATGAATGGAAAGCATTAGAGCTAGGCTGGAGTGTTGTTAAACACGTAAAATCAAATGCAATTGTAGTAGCAACTGAAGATATGACCATTGGCGTTGGTGCAGGCCAGATGAACCGTGTAGGCTCAGCTAAAATTGCTTTAGAGCAAGCGGGACAACGTGCATTAGGAGCAGGTCTTGCTTCAGATGCATTTTTCCCAATGAACGATACAGTGGAGATAGCTGCTAAAGCAGGTATTACAGCTATTATTCAAACAGGTGGGTCAGTGAAAGACCAAGATTCTATCGACAAAGCGAATGAATACGGCATTGCGATGGTATTCACTGGCGTACGTCATTTCAAACACTAAGGAGGAATTTCTATATGAATATACTCGTAATTGGTAGTGGCGGTCGTGAGCATGCGATCGCCAAGCAATTCATTGATTCTCCATCAGTTGAAAACGTATTTGTAGCTCCTGGTAATGACGGCATAGCAAGGGATGTTCAGATTGTTCCCATTGATGTGCTGGCTTTTGAAGAACTGGCAACCTTCGCAAAGGATAATAACATTGACTTAACATTTGTAGGACCAGAGCAACCACTGGCAGCCGGCATCGTAGATTATTTTGAAGCAGAAGGTTTACGAATATTTGGTCCCACAAAAGCAGCAGCTCAAATTGAAGGAAGTAAGGCGTTCGCAAAAGAAATTATGGATAAATACAATATTCCTACAGCTGCGTATGAAACTTTCACAGAGGTAGCTAGTGCGAAAGCATATATTGAAAAGCTAGGAGCTCCAATCGTTGTAAAAGCAGATGGACTTGCAGCTGGTAAAGGTGTCGTAGTTGCCATGACGGTGGAAGAGGCAAACCAAGCTGTGGAAGACATGATTGGTAATCAGTTATACGGAGAGTCCTCATCACGAGTAGTTATTGAAGAGTTTTTAGCCGGAGAAGAATTCTCTTTTATGTCATTCGTCCATAAAGGACAAATTTATCCAATGGTCATCGCACAGGATCATAAGCGTGCCTATGATGGCGATAAAGGACCAAATACAGGGGGAATGGGTGCTTATTCACCAGTTCCACAAATCTCATCGGACATAGTTGACAGAGCGTACGAAACAGTCGTAGTTCCAACTGTGAAAGCAATGACAGCAGAAGGAATCACTTTTACAGGTATTCTTTACGCAGGATTGATTTTGACGAATGAAGGACCAAAAGTGATCGAGTTCAACGCGCGCTTCGGAGACCCGGAGACGCAAGTAGTATTGCCCCGAATGACGAGTGATTTTGGAAAGTTCATGATAGCCTTAATGAATGAAACACCATTTGAATTAACATGGTCAAATGAAGCAATGCTTGGTGTTGTAATCGCATCCGAGGGTTACCCGACTGATGTGAAAAAAGGAGCTAAGCTTCCAGATTTAACTACATTAACTAGCGCAGGATTATATGTTTTCCACGCAGGGACAAAAGTAGAAGACAAAGACTTTATAGCTAATGGAGGGCGTGTCATCCTAGTGGCAGCAAGCGAGTCTACTTTAAAGGAAGCACAACAAAAAGTATATGAAGGCTTAGCTGATTTTGAATGGGATGGTCTATTCTATCGTAAAGATATTGGCTGGCGTACATTTCAATAATGGATGAACAGGCAAAGAAAAACGACATGTTTTTCTTTGCCTATTTTTGTGGTGGGTTCAAGATCCAATTTCCTAATTTTTCTATAAGATTTCCTTGAAATTAAAATTCAATACTTTGCTTTACTAAAGCACTATGCTAATATTATTTTTATGAGAGTCAATTTCATAATTACTGATATCATTAAATAACCCAGACGTTAAGTTGATTTTATATACGATTATTTACTGAAACAAAGTGGGTTTCGTTGATTGGATTGGATATCAACTTTGTTCGGATTTCACTACTAAATACTCTATTATGAAATCGATTTATGAGTAAACAAATGAAAGGAGAATGGATGGTATGCAATATCCCATTTGGAAGATTGAAGAAATAAGGCATCAGCTCGATGTGGTCAATGGAACGCAGTCACCAGATATTGTTATTACTAATGCAACGTTTCTGCATAGTCATTTAAAGAAATGGATTACAGGAAACATCTGGATTGTAAAAGATCGAATTGTTTATACAGGTTCTGAGATGCCATTAATTTCTGAACAAACAGAGGTATATGATGCAACAGGTCAAAAAATAGTACCTGGTTATATTGAGCCTCATGTACATCCATTCCAGCTTTATAATCCACAAACATTCGCAGACTATGCTGCTCAATTAGGAACGACAACATTTATCGCAGATAACTTAACATTTTTCTTGATGCTTGAAAATAAGAAAGCGTTTTCATTAATAGATGAACTACAAAAAAGGCCATTTTCTTTTTATTGGTGGGCACGTTTTGATTCTCAAACGGAGTTAGAGAATGAAGAAGAATTGTTTACTTCAAAAACGGTTGGAGAATGGATAAAGCGTCATGATGTCATAATGGGCGGTGAGTTGACAGGTTGGCCACGCTTACTTTCAGGTGATGATCAAATGCTTTATTGGCTGCAGCAAGCTAAGACAAATGGTATGAAAATTGAAGGGCATTTTCC carries:
- the purD gene encoding phosphoribosylamine--glycine ligase yields the protein MNILVIGSGGREHAIAKQFIDSPSVENVFVAPGNDGIARDVQIVPIDVLAFEELATFAKDNNIDLTFVGPEQPLAAGIVDYFEAEGLRIFGPTKAAAQIEGSKAFAKEIMDKYNIPTAAYETFTEVASAKAYIEKLGAPIVVKADGLAAGKGVVVAMTVEEANQAVEDMIGNQLYGESSSRVVIEEFLAGEEFSFMSFVHKGQIYPMVIAQDHKRAYDGDKGPNTGGMGAYSPVPQISSDIVDRAYETVVVPTVKAMTAEGITFTGILYAGLILTNEGPKVIEFNARFGDPETQVVLPRMTSDFGKFMIALMNETPFELTWSNEAMLGVVIASEGYPTDVKKGAKLPDLTTLTSAGLYVFHAGTKVEDKDFIANGGRVILVAASESTLKEAQQKVYEGLADFEWDGLFYRKDIGWRTFQ